Sequence from the Pan paniscus chromosome 4, NHGRI_mPanPan1-v2.0_pri, whole genome shotgun sequence genome:
tctGGTTAATCTATTGCAGCAAAGATATAATTGCTTTTCCATAACTAAACCCCTAACTCTTTTTATCatttctactctgccatcttaGACATATTAGAATGATGAATGGTCAATGGTAAGAAAGGGAgtagggaggaagaaaaagaatataaacaggACAGGTGTTGCAAAAATTAGGGTAATAGCCTAAGGTCTATCACAGGAGTTCCAAAGTCTGGTCTACCATGGAGTGACCTGGGAATCAGcttattcatctataaaatacatGTGTTGGATTCAGTTATAGCTAAGATTCCCACTGGCTCTGAAGCActgcacaccactatctgtggGATAACACTTCTTTTCTGTTCACTTGAAGCTCCTGGTTTAAAAACAATAAGATATCACTCCTTCATTCACCCAAATGTGAGTGATTATTAGCATCATTTCTAGCTGCAGCCTGGGAAGTGCACAAGTCCTAACGATGACTTAAAACTGGCATGTTCTGTGTCCAAAAGGGAAAAATGGGCTGCGACACATACTCATAAGGTCTGCACCACAGGGTGAAAAAATGAGGCCTGCATATGTCTAAATTTTTGAACAGTGTGGCTGACTTTTGACCTTACTTAGCATTACTTGAAGCAGCTTACTGACGCTGCCAATAACATCATACATAATAGGGCACACATCTTGTAACTGAACCACAGGTAGTGCTGAGCAACATAAAGAATCCAGGCAatacatatgtaaaatgtaaacTGCTCAAACACAATAGCTACTGAAGGATCTGCTAGTACATACACTGATTGCTTCTCTGAGGTTCAAGAGCCAGGTTTTAGGATTCTTCAATGGCTGCTGCCATGGTCTTGTTTTAAAAAGCCTCAATCATTTCTCAAGACATCACACGTAACAAAAGGCTGCATCTATTTCTCTCAATACAGAGCTAGCCTGATAGTAGCAGATATGTTTAAGGGCATAGAAATAAAGTATGCCTTCCAGAAGTtggataaaagagaaaaacagcctTTGAGAATTAGTAGGTACCACTCTAATCTGAAGCTTGTACTGTCCTTTTCAATCCTAGCAAAGAAACAATTAATAAAGGAACCCATTAAGACCTGATTATTGCAGCTAAAAAAGGAAGGTAGAATTTCAGTCCTTTGAAGTAACTGAGAATGATTCAGGCCTCATTACAGAGATATAATCTACATTCATACATTTATGTTAGTGATTCAAATCTATTGGGAGAGATTGAATTCCGTTAAATAGTGCATCTTTCCTGTGGAACTTTTCTCAGGCTTTCTCGGGCTAACCTAAGAGGTGACCTAACAATGCAAAGTAGTCGGGTATTTAGGGATTCGACTGTGCTGTAAAAGAAAGgctgcacagaaaagaaaaagaagaatgagatatAATCTAAAAAGCTATGTCAGCTTTTCCTTTGGGCTGTTTTGTAAATGCCCTCTTGTCATCACGCTGTACAGAAGAGCAGCGAAGGGGCTCTAGAACTTTCAAACACTGCACCTGCTGCAACCAGATTTTAATATGAAAGTTTAAAGACATCTTTTCCCTCAttttagacagaaaaaaaaaagaaactcctaGCTAAAAGATCTGAATGGCTTCTTCTACTGGAACATAAAGTTGGTAGATgtgtgcatgagagagagagggagaaagagagactaGCTTTGGATTGGAGGGGCACATGTCTAGGGTGAgtttaacaaaaatttttaaacccCAAAGTGGCATCAATAGTGTTGGTTCCTATTGTACAGAAACCCCAAAATAATAACTTCCTGTGTTTTGTAACTTTTCACAGCAGAATCTTTATTGTATGGTTTcatcaaacataattttaaaaaaatgtagttttaatTAGTTGTAAATTCAAACATTTGGATTCTTCTGGACCATTGGGCTGAAACCCAAATCCATGGGAAACACTACACTGTCTTTCAGGCATTTGTCCTCTCAGGTATAAAACTGTGAACTAAAACATTGAAATTAGCACTGTTGGTTCATTTTTCAGTATCCTAAAGAAAAAGACTCGCTTGATGTGTGCTCTTTATTTGCTTAACTTTCCAATTAATATCTACCGAAATTAGAGCTAAttatattaaactttaaaaacctaTTGTAATGTTCACCACATTGTTGAACTCTTCTAAATAAGCACTGCATGAGTTATAACTAATGCAATTAAAATCCTGATTCTAGTATTAAATGATTCTATTTCAAAGGATTTgaatacacagaaaaatataagaacattCATGTAAACTCATTTTTCAAGTCACTAAATACTTAATTGAGCAATCATTCCTAATGCTCATCTCTAAcgctaattcttttttcttcgcATTTCCTCTGGTTCACAACCAATATGGAGGTCAAACGCACATCATAGGGATCCTAGCTTGTGTGAACACAGACTCTTCTAATTAGTTCCCTCCAAATTACAGTTGCTGTTGTTAAACTCCCAGTTCACCTTGAAGTGTTTCTCTGTCTTACATTGGCAGCCTAATTTTAGGTTGAAACATATGAAATTACCACTTTTGTAGGTACAAAACCTTAAAATGTTGGCAATTTTGTGGGCTTCAACAAAACACAAATGTCTAACTGTCCTATGTGACATAGATAGTTCATTCCAGTACATGTTTAGGCATTCCTTCTAGTTAAACGTTCCCTAGTTTAGAGTCATTCTTAAAGAAGTGGTCCTCTAGGAGCTGTTTCTTATTCAGATTGGAATGGATTATCacagtatttccttttttgtgcCTCTTAACTCTTGGCAAAGGCTTCTTAGCCTTGGACTTAGTTCTGTCAATACCTGGGCTGTGAGCTAGTTTCTGCGAGCAAGGGAGGAGTTGGGGTGGCTTGAAAGAGTGTGAAAAGGAGAGGAAGACTAGTAGTGCAGTGATATTGTAAAACAGAGCCCTTTAAACATTAAATgtgaagatagaaaaaaaaaaacctcccctTTATGACAAAGTGCAAAGGAAAttgcataaaaaagaaaacagacagcaGGGTATTCAGCCAAATTATATGGTAAAATCTTTGCGATCGCCATAAAGTGCGTTTGCTTTGAAGTGCACGCATGATTCAGTGAAGGGCTCATGTTAGCAATTAGAAATCGGTTATTTGGGTCCCTGATTTCATTTGCGCCGAGAGAGGCAACTTTTAAGGGTGACGATAAATCTCCCTGAGCTTAAAAGGCAGAGAGGGCCAAAGTGTGAACTTTTTACTTCAGCAACGGAAGCGAGAAATCAGTGATTCATTAAAGAGGAGACCTCCTTGGAAGCTGGCAGCAGAGGAGGAAAGGACACTaattatgtcttccttttctgtgCTCGCTCCGACCAGTTTATAACCTGCTGCTTTGGACGGTTTAAAATCCTCAGCATCTTCTGCTTTCTCCCAGCCCTCTCCTCTTCTGGGAGTGAGAAGGGGGGAAAAGTCAGCCAAGCACCAGGCTCCAGGTGGCTCTCAAGTACTTCACTGCCAAAagaaatgggggtggggggaggagaccCTACGCTGGAAAACAAGTGAGAAAGGGGCTCCCCAGAAGGGATTGGTTCAGGCTGGAAGACAGCAAAATTCGGAAAGCGGGAAGATACCGTCAGCGCCGTGGCCCGCGCTGCAAGCATAGGACGCTTTAGCAGCGAATTAGCCAGAGCTAGAGGCGCCGGCGGAGGCTGCGGCCGCAACAGCCGCGGCGAGGAAGGGACCTGGCAGCCCCCGAGCTCGGTGCAAAGGCATCGCGCTCTCTCCTCGCTCCCCTGCTCCCCCACCCCCTTCTCTGCCCCTTtcaccctccctctccctggCGTTCCCAGCAGCCTAGGGTTTCAGATGTCCCACCGCCGGTTGACCCCCTCCCCCCTCTTCTCCACCCCTGCAAATGAGGTTTGACCAGCAGAGGCAGAGCCCACCTCTGGCTTAGAATCACTGACATTTAGACTCCAGGCTTCAACCTGTTTACAAGCGGACTTTCCAAAGGAAGGGGGTGGGAGATAGGGCCATACAAAACACCAGCCGCCGTTCCCCAAAACAAAAAGTGACTTTCGGCAGCCTTCAAATCGGCAGGCACCActaaaaacagaaaggaagagagggaagaaaacaacGGCGACTGGGCAGCTGCCTCCACTTCTGACAACTCCAAAGGGATATACTTGTAGAAGTGGCTCGCAGGCTGGGGCTCCGCAGAGAGAGACCAGAAGGTGCCAACCGCAgaggggtgcagatatctccccctattccccaccccacctcccttgGGTTTTGTTCACCGTGCTGTCATCTGTTTTTCAGACCTTTTTGGCATCTAACATGGTGAAGAAAGGAGTAAAGAAGAGAACAAAGTAACTCCTGGGGGAGCGAAGAGCGCTGGTGACCAACACCACCAACGCCACCACCAGCTCCTGCTGCTGCGGCCACCCACGTCCACCATTCACCGGGAGGCTCCAGAGGCGTAGGCAGCGGATCCGAGAAAGGAGCGAGGGGAGTCAGCCGGCTTTTCCGAGGAGTTATGGATGTTGGTGCATTCACTTCTGGCCAGATCCGCGCCCAGAGGGAGCTAACCAGCAGCCACCACCTCGAGCTCTCTCCTTGCCTTGCATCGGGTCTTACCCTTCCAGTATGTTCCTTCTGATGAGACAATTTCCAGTGCCGAGAGTTTCAGTACAATGTGGAAATGGATACTGACACattgtgcctcagcctttccCCACCTGcccggctgctgctgctgctgctttttgttgctgttcttgGTGTCTTCCGTCCCTGTCACCTGCCAAGCCCTTGGTCAGGACATGGTGTCACCAGAGGCCACcaactcttcttcctcctccttctcctctccttccagcGCGGGAAGGCATGTGCGGAGCTACAATCACCTTCAAGGAGATGTCCGCTGGAGAAAGCTATTCTCTTTCACCAAGTACTTTCTCAAGATTGAGAAGAACGGGAAGGTCAGCGGTACCAAGAAGGAGAACTGCCCGTACAGTAAGTAACAAATGCGTGCTCCCCTCCTTCCAATTATCCACCCCCAGCCCACACGGGGGGGAAAAATCTGTTCCAGATGTGGCCAGCTAAATATTTACGTCCCCAACCCCTGTAAAATGATTAAGTGGAATACTTTCACACTAATTCACCCCCCAACCCCCGTGTATACATTGTGCTGCCGCATCCCCTCCCCTAAGCGCGCTCCCTTCACATCCCCCACCCCTTGCCGCTCTACCCACCCCTTCCCTCCAGCCTGTCACTAGCCGGACCACGCAGGGCGCTCAAGAGAGTTGTTGCAGTGCAAAGATGCCCCTTTCTCTCTCCACCGCCTTTCCCACCTCATCCAAAGagctctttttccttccttctggaaATGGCTCAAGTaaacacattttgtttcttttccctggCAATCTTGTTAAGAGTTTTGGGACAGGCTCCTCAAGCTGAAAATAATTATCCGCTGTCAATTATAGGGGCTTTGTGGGAactttatttaagaaagaaaagtcaattccactctctccccacccccatccctttACCCCACTACCTCTAGATATGAGCGAAAAgcatttttctggttttgatttttgttttgttttgttttgggtccCTTATGTTAGTTTGAGTGATTGCAGTCCATGAAGTTAGCTTTTCAGGCACCACCGCTGCTATTTGTCTTCTGCCTGCCTTCCCTCTTGGTAACATGATGCTCATGTCTGCATTGTCAATAGCGTATGCACTGCTTTGTGGTGTCCTGTTGTACTGTTTCTTCTGAAACCTCTCATATTGCAGAGCCATACTACTACAGCATTGTAAACATCTGGGACTGGATTCACACAGACCTCACACAAATTTCAttgtcattcttttattttcaaagtaaaagTCATAAGTCTGTTTCCATGGCTATAGTTTATCCCACAGTGTGACATTTTCTCCTCAGCGTAAATTATGCCTGGGATCCCTACATTTTGGTCTtgccttt
This genomic interval carries:
- the FGF10 gene encoding fibroblast growth factor 10 is translated as MWKWILTHCASAFPHLPGCCCCCFLLLFLVSSVPVTCQALGQDMVSPEATNSSSSSFSSPSSAGRHVRSYNHLQGDVRWRKLFSFTKYFLKIEKNGKVSGTKKENCPYSILEITSVEIGVVAVKAINSNYYLAMNKKGKLYGSKEFNNDCKLKERIEENGYNTYASFNWQHNGRQMYVALNGKGAPRRGQKTRRKNTSAHFLPMVVHS